The Atribacterota bacterium genome includes the window CAATTAAGGAGGAAATAGCAGGCTCATGGAAAAACAAAATGATATAGCAGAAGAAAAAAAGGAATCACAAAGCCAGGAGCAAATGGATTTGATGATGAATGATTCATTAAATGGCTTCAAACAAATCAGGAAAGGGGGAATAATTCGAGGAAAGGTTGTTAAAGTTGATGAAGAGGGATATCTTGTTGATATAAAGTACAAAATGGAAGGATTTCTACCTGCTACCGAAGATTCGCTGCTACGCGTGGGGCATGACAAAGTAAACCATACTTTGGAAGTAGATGATGAAATTGATGTTTATGTAGTGCAGGTTGATGAAAAAAATGGACAAATTTACCTCTCCCGAGAAAGAGCCCGCTATATACTCTTATGGGATCAACTTATTAATGCCTATAAGACTAAGAAACCGATACAGGGTGAAGTTATTGAGAAAAACCCCAATGGATTAATTGTTGACTTAGGCGTCAAGGCATTTGTCCCCTTATCTCAGGTGGAACAAAAATTTATTACCGAAAAAGATTTAGAAAAATACATAGGTAAAAAATTATCCTTCTTTATTCTCAAACTGGATAAAATAAAGAATAATTTAGTATTATCGCATCGCCTTGCTTTGGAAAAAGAAAGAGAGTCACTAAGACAAAAGACTCTTACCAATTTGAAGGTAGGACAGGTACTAACTGGAAAAGTGGTTAATATTACTGATTTTGGTGCTTTTGTTGATATTGGAGGCATCGAAGGATTACTCCATATCTCTGAAATTACCTGGAAAGAAATCAAAGACCCCCTGAAACTTATCCAGAAAGGTGATGAAATAAAAGTAAAGGTTATTGATTTTGATAAAGATCAGAATAAAATATCTCTTAGTATAAAACAATTAAATCCTAATCCCTGGGAGGTAGTGGAAGAAAAATATAGTATTGGAGATGAAGTTGAGGGAAAGGTTATAAGTATTAAGGATTTTGGAGCATTTATCGAATTAGAAGAGGGATTGAATGGTTTACTGCATATTTCTGATATGTCCTGGGCTTATACCCGAGCGCCGCATGAAGTTTTATCAGAAGATGAAGTAATTAAGGTTAGAATTTTAGATATTGATAAGGAAAAGAAAAAAGTATCTTTAGGATTAAAACAACTAATGGAAGATCCCTGGACAAACATTGAAGAAAAATATGCTGTGGGTAATACCGTAGAAGGCAAAATAACCCAGGTAACCTCTTATGGAGCAAACATAGAATTAGAACCCGGAGTTTCAGGGATTATCCATCTTTCTGAAATTGATTGGAAATACATCGAAAAACCTTCCAGTATATTAAAGAAATATGCGATATTACCGTTGAAAGTAATTAAAATTGATAGAAAAGATCGCTTAATATTCTTGAGCAGAAAACAGACCTTGCCCAATCCCTGGCAAAACATCGAAACAAAATATAAGGTTAACAATAAGGTAAATGGAGAAGTAAGAAGATTGAAAAATTTTGGTGCATTTATCTCTCTTGATGAAGAAATTGAAGGGTTTTTACCATTTTCAGAAATTACCTGGGAAGAGATTAAACATCCCAACCAGGTACTTAAAAAAGGCGACCAGTTAGAATTAAAGATAATAGAAATTGATTCAGAAAAAGCCCAGATAACCTTAAGTCGTAAGCGTCTTCTTGCTAATCCCTGGATCGAAATTAGAAAAAAATATGGAGTAGGCACTATTGTGGAAGGAAAAGTGGTTAATATTACTGATTTTGGTGCTTTTGTAAACATAGAAGAAAATATTGATGGTCTGGTACCTCTTTCTGAAATATCTAATCATAGAATTGACAAAGTAGATAGTGTTCTGGCGATAGGTGACACGGTACAAACATTGGTAACTAAAGTTGATGACAGAAGAAAAAAAATCAGTCTCAGTATTAAAAGAGCAGAAAAAGAAGTTCAGAAAAGGTTGATAAAGGATTATAATAAGAAAGAGGGCAATGATCGAATCTTGTTCAAAGATATATTTGGTGATGTTTTAAATTTTAAAAAAAAGTAATTAAGAGGTAAAACATTGGAAACCGGAGATAGGAAAAAACCCTACCTTGCTAATTTAAGGTTAGGTGAAATTTTAATAAATCAGGGCATTGTCAACTCCGAACAATTAAAGAAAGCCTTGGAAGCTCAGAAGATTGATAGTAAAAAGAAAATTGGAGAGATTTTAATCAGTCAGGGAGTAATTTCTTCAAAACAACTTAATGAGGCATTGCAGCATGTTTACGAGGCTGAATATGTAGAATTAGAAGATGTTATTCTAGATCCGGAAATAGTATCACTTATTCCTAAAAGAATTGCTCTTCGTTATAAACTAATACCTCTCAATAAGGAAAATAATACCTTGACTGTGGCAATGGCTAATCCGCTGGATGTCAACGCAATTGACTATATCAAAGAATACACCAAAATGGATGTTAATCCTAAATTTGCTAATGAAAATGAAATTATTAATGCCCTGAGTAATTATTATGACGCCGGATATCAGTTTGATGACCTTCTGGAAAGAGTTGACGTGGCCTCAGTTAGTGATTTTAGCGATGAGGTGAATCTTTCTGCACTGGAAGCTATCAGTCAAGAAGCTCCTGTTGTTCAGTTAGTTAATATGATAATCGTAGATGCAATAAAGGAGAGAGCCAGTGACGTCCATCTGGAACCCAACAAAAGGGGTCTATTGGTTCGTTATCGTATTGATGGCATCCTTCATGATATTCGTATTCTGCCAGTTAGGATTAAACCAGCAGTAATATCCCGGGTTAAGATATTGTCTTATATGGATATTGCTGAAAGAAGATTACCCCAGGATGGTCGTTTTCAACTTCGCTTTGGAGCCCGGGAAGTTGATTTAAGGGTATCTTCTATTCCTACTGTTTATGATGAAAAGATAGTAATGCGTCTTTTAGATAAGAGTCAGGGAGTTATTTCCCTGGATAATATCGGTTTTACAGAAGTTCAATTACAGGAATTCCGTCAGATGATTAACAATTCCTATGGCATTATTCTTATTACCGGACCTACCGGAAGTGGAAAGAGTACCACTCTCTATGCCGCCTTAAATGAAGTTGATTCTATAGAAAAAAATGTAATTACGGTGGAAGATCCGGTGGAGTACAAACTGGAAAGAATAAATCAAATAAGTATAAGACCTAAAATTAATCTAACCTTTGCCAATGCCCTTCGTTCAATTTTACGTCAGGATCCCGATATTATTATGATTGGGGAAATGAGAGATGTAGAGACCACTCATATTGCAGTACAGTCTGCTCTAACCGGACACCTTGTCTTTAGCACACTTCATACTAATGATGCAGTTAGTTCTCTAACTCGCATGATCGATATGGGAGTAGAACCTTTTCTTATTTCTTCCTCAGTGATTGGAGTTATGGCTCAAAGACTGGTACGTAAAATTTGTACCAAGTGTATTGAGGAGTATACACCTAAGGAAGATATTTTTCAGAATCTAAAGCTCAATATCAAAATACCGGCTAAAGAAAACACCAGACTTTATCGTGGCAAAGGCTGTGATTATTGCAAACATACTGGTTATTATGGCAGAGTAGCAATCTTTGAGATGATAGGCGTAAATGATGAACTTCGTTCACTGATTTTGA containing:
- a CDS encoding S1 RNA-binding domain-containing protein — its product is MEKQNDIAEEKKESQSQEQMDLMMNDSLNGFKQIRKGGIIRGKVVKVDEEGYLVDIKYKMEGFLPATEDSLLRVGHDKVNHTLEVDDEIDVYVVQVDEKNGQIYLSRERARYILLWDQLINAYKTKKPIQGEVIEKNPNGLIVDLGVKAFVPLSQVEQKFITEKDLEKYIGKKLSFFILKLDKIKNNLVLSHRLALEKERESLRQKTLTNLKVGQVLTGKVVNITDFGAFVDIGGIEGLLHISEITWKEIKDPLKLIQKGDEIKVKVIDFDKDQNKISLSIKQLNPNPWEVVEEKYSIGDEVEGKVISIKDFGAFIELEEGLNGLLHISDMSWAYTRAPHEVLSEDEVIKVRILDIDKEKKKVSLGLKQLMEDPWTNIEEKYAVGNTVEGKITQVTSYGANIELEPGVSGIIHLSEIDWKYIEKPSSILKKYAILPLKVIKIDRKDRLIFLSRKQTLPNPWQNIETKYKVNNKVNGEVRRLKNFGAFISLDEEIEGFLPFSEITWEEIKHPNQVLKKGDQLELKIIEIDSEKAQITLSRKRLLANPWIEIRKKYGVGTIVEGKVVNITDFGAFVNIEENIDGLVPLSEISNHRIDKVDSVLAIGDTVQTLVTKVDDRRKKISLSIKRAEKEVQKRLIKDYNKKEGNDRILFKDIFGDVLNFKKK
- a CDS encoding ATPase, T2SS/T4P/T4SS family; this translates as METGDRKKPYLANLRLGEILINQGIVNSEQLKKALEAQKIDSKKKIGEILISQGVISSKQLNEALQHVYEAEYVELEDVILDPEIVSLIPKRIALRYKLIPLNKENNTLTVAMANPLDVNAIDYIKEYTKMDVNPKFANENEIINALSNYYDAGYQFDDLLERVDVASVSDFSDEVNLSALEAISQEAPVVQLVNMIIVDAIKERASDVHLEPNKRGLLVRYRIDGILHDIRILPVRIKPAVISRVKILSYMDIAERRLPQDGRFQLRFGAREVDLRVSSIPTVYDEKIVMRLLDKSQGVISLDNIGFTEVQLQEFRQMINNSYGIILITGPTGSGKSTTLYAALNEVDSIEKNVITVEDPVEYKLERINQISIRPKINLTFANALRSILRQDPDIIMIGEMRDVETTHIAVQSALTGHLVFSTLHTNDAVSSLTRMIDMGVEPFLISSSVIGVMAQRLVRKICTKCIEEYTPKEDIFQNLKLNIKIPAKENTRLYRGKGCDYCKHTGYYGRVAIFEMIGVNDELRSLILKKTSSNEIKDVAIRYGMKTLLDSGVAKALEGITTIDEVLRVAV